Within the Helicoverpa armigera isolate CAAS_96S chromosome 8, ASM3070526v1, whole genome shotgun sequence genome, the region AACCTCATCAATATAAAAACCCACAGAATGCTTCGCTTCAATGTAGGTACCCCATACCTACTTTTCTGAAAAGCACGTCCTTATAATAAGTGTCAAGCTATTGAATAGGTAACATACTAATTTATGATAAACTCATGAATATGCATATCATTCAATCGACTATTTTAATGATGCTTGCAAAAAATACTATTCAAACAAGTTACCCCTTCACCTATTGCATGAAAGAACAAAAGCTTCTGAATAATACCTGTCAATCGAAATGATTTTTCATGaatatgcaaaaataacaattagggTAATCAATATTGGCATTGATCTCGAATTCTAGTCGAGTCATGATGCAGTCATCAATTCAATACGGGATGTAATCGATGGGAATGTATTGAAAAATGTGAAATAGGAAGGGTCACATTCACACACCTGCAGCGAGGGCATTAGgtgtaaagataaaaaaattcaGAAAGTTTTCGCGAGTTGGGCTCGCGCACGGAGGGcgcttaaatattaatttcactctgtgttatttatatattattttatttctgttttcacATATTGTTTGTTATAGTGGCAAATATAAAAGCTATGAAAATTTCAAGTCCAGCCTCACGGTTCATTAGTTTTAGTAATGGGGTCCCGATTGAACACTTAGGGGTAAAAAAGAATTGATACACCCGTGAAGTACCTATTTCAGGTTCCGTGGGTATTCTGGGGCTGTTATTTTCCGAATTTATAAGTTAAACTCAGTGGTAAAAAATCAGTcaagctttatttataaaaaatccttgacaataataaaatattttaatagcagTACATACTTACTTCATCAAATGCAGTTCATGGAATTCCCATACAAGGATATCttagcataaaaatattcaattatggaCATTTTTAACATCCATTTATAATAAATGCATTCTCATTACCCTTTCAGCACATTCCAAATCACAAAGTTTATTTCAACAAGTAAATTAGACAAAACAAGAAACTTAAGAAAATAGAACAAGCGTTCCTCTATATTTGCAATTATTTCATGTACTTTGACAAACTTAAACGCGTTCACATCCCGCCAAGTTCGTTTGACGTTTTGTTCATAGCTATTGCGAAAAGATACAGATAATATAGAGAAGAATGGAAGAGTGAAGTATTGAAGTTAAAACCTAACTACAATTTAGAGATCCAATCTTGCAGAGTGTTTATGTCTGCGGGTGTGTCGTCATCGCCAGTGTTGGCCGAGCTCTCAGCAATGTCTACGCGACAGTTGAGGTGAGAGAACTCGAAGTCTTTGCCCATCTTGCCAATGTAGGCAGCATTGTTGCCCTGGGAGGGGTCCACTGATTGCAGCTGACTCGACTTTGTGACGCGGACTAGGTTTctgaaaacaaataacattatgtAAACACAGAATAATTTTCTATTGGAAACCTTTATAGTGGATTGGCGTGAGTAGTCAATAGAAAGCCACCTATGCTACACTACACAAGAGCCAAATTAACCATTTCTCGTTTATAAGAACTAGGCACAATATACAAATGGCTATTAATTGCTTGTATGCCACAAATTTTATAGaaccatacaaaataaaattgtcttgCATATATCAGCGCTCCAGCATACAAAGGGGTAGATGGAATATAGATAGAGTGTAAGTTTTCTTTATCACAACTttactaaaaatacatacaataatacttGATAAACcttcttgtaaaatataaactagGTTATCTGTATTATTGTAGGTAGTGTAGTTATTTTGAATACTGACATTTCTTTCTCCAGCAGACTCTTGATGACCTGGCTGCCCTTAGCCAGCGGCTGGTCCTGTTTGTTACAGAGGATCAGCAGCGGGGGATTGTAACTCTGGATTGTTGGGTCAGATAGCACAGTGTATAGATACCTGGAATAATAGTTTGCATTAGAAGGGGCATAATTAAagatatacattttttatgggAGAGCAGACATATGATAGGCCAAAGACAAGGATCCACTCATaagaggaaaatatttttattgcatactGAACTGAATTTGAGTATAAAACAATGCAATGAGACCTCTTTTGCATAGTTTGGATACTTTAGAATAATGTCTACGGTgtacaatttaaaaatgtattatgttataatttagtttttaaatagtttttagttcTTAGCTGTTGTATTAGGATAAGAGATCCTGTAAAGATAGTTtaaggtgtttttaaataaataaatgttcagtaATATACTTACTCAGCAACATCTCTAATCTCCTTCTGGATGGTGACAGAGTCTATGACATAGACTATAGCTTTAGCACTATTTTTGTATTGGTCAAAGAATTTGTTTCTTAGCCTCTCCTGACCAGGCAAGTCTACTATTTTGAAGGAATTCTGGAAATAGACACaaataacactagtttacaaatttttattttttttatataccccTCACAAAATCTATACCAGTACTCTCCGCCACCTTTGAACATTCTAAaagtaacaacataaaaattctatcacgtcacattttttttctaccctcaaatatttgtatttaggaATCATTCTTAACTACTGATCTATGGTGTTGCATTACTTGTTTAGTTTAGGagataatttttgtttaattcaaataaaatgttgcgTAGACAGTGTAAACAAAGTTGTGATcgcttttgttatgtttgtggacaatttatatttataaaaaagaaaagttatatgACAGAATCGTTGAAAATTGCATATCTTCATTATTTCGGATTTCTTGTGGCCAATCAAGGAAAAAACTGGACTCACTATGTGTTTTGTGAGAGCTGTAGAATCACTTTACTGTGATGGTCTTAAGGGGAAAACGTACACCTGTCATTTGGTACACCCAATGTTGTGCAGGGAACCAGCTAATCACGAAAATGACTGTTACATTTGTTTTACTAAGACTTCGGGTTTTAATAGGAAATCTAAGTCGGGTATTGTATTTGCATATGTCACTTAAAAAGGGGGTGTTTGGCGTCCCACAAGTACGCAAAATCATAAGTGATTTTAAGTTTGATACTCTTTTATCTACGACTGAAAGAGTTGCTTGGAATTCATTCAAAACTGTTGTTGACATTCAAGACTTTCTAAGCAATAGTAAAAGTGAAAACAATAACGAGATAGTGAgtgattaattacaaaattatcataagatGGGTGTTAACATGTCAAAAGATTCATTTTCTACATTCCCACTTGGATTTTTTTCCGGATAACTTAGGAAGCATGAGCGACGAACAAGGAGAGCATTTTCACCAGGATTTAAAGGCTTTTGAAGATCGTCATCAAGGCTATTGGGACGAAAATATATTGGGAGACTACTCTTGGTCTATATTAAGAGAAACCGATTCCGAAACCTACAAAAAGATgtccaaaattaataatttttagttGTTTATTGTCCGTTTTCtcgtgtttttttaattaaatataattccaAATGTGGacgtgacagattttttttattatttttcctagtctacctatagatagatagacaaAATTCAACAACTTTTATCTGGGGTATAAAAACcgtgtaaactagtgtaattgaaattgtgtatttttaaaaggTATAAAATGAGTTAAATCTATTGTTATTAGTTTCAAAACTATCATGAGTTAGAAGTAGGTTCATAGAAGAggttgttaataaaaaaataactgtccAAATATCTCTAGTTACAAGAACTTGTAAACTGATTAAggcaatatacatattatatttcagTACCGATAAGCCTTCATTCTTATCTATGTCAACATTATGTGTGAAAAACCACACAATTCTTATGAATTGTGCATAAATTTTGAATCCTTAAAAAACTTGGTTATTGGTTACTTGGTTAATATGATTATCAACTTACATTAGAGGTAAGGTACTCCTCAACATTCTCCTTCATAGATGTGAATGTCTGTCTGTACTGGGAGTATGCAAGCCTCACAAACAACAGAGTTTTACCAGAGTCCGAGAGCCCCATCAACAACACAGACTGGCGAAGTTGGCGCCTTCTTGAGAAAAACCACCAGAATACTGGAAACCATCAAGATTTAATTaatctttgttaaaaaaaaaaagttttacgtAGAGCAAAAGAAAAGAGGGAATTATTAATCGCTTTCATAGTTATAAAGATTTCTATAAATGCTTCTTTAATCCTTTCACAGATAAATTGACTGCTATGttggcatacatttcaatatGGAAAGCAGAGTAAGTGCTCAAAGAAGATATTTTGAATTGTGACAGTAACAAGACTCAATAATGAATTATGGTAACTAGGCTGAAGTATTTAATTAGTTTCTTGTAAATGATATACTTACCCAAAGTAAAAAGAAGAACTATTACACTCAGTAAGGTTATATACCGCGGATCATTTAGCATCGGTTCTGTGTGAATCTTTTCCTTTATTACCTCAGACTCCATGATTAATCTATTAAAACAAGTGTATGTATTTCATATAACGCGTAAACTCGAGATTATCAACGCAAATATTTAGCCGAAATCCAACACACttgtcacaaaataaaaaaaatagtgcgTGATTGGTGATGATGTTGCTTGCATGGATTATGACAAAAtgacaatgagggttttttaaattttttctgccaccgggtggcgccacgtatgcgtctggtccaaacagctgtcaaatagtatggaattgtaggtgccgaacttattgtttattgaaattctgttatattggaagtgttattgattttattatggactacggttggAATAagttttccgaactaaaaattgagcttagaaagagggatgcaaaagtcactggtactaaggaaaagctcgttGAACGGCAGATAACGCAACgtactagaatttgtttacacaatatgatttagtcttttagggttccgtagccaaaatggcaaaaacggaacccttatagtttcgtcatgtccgtctgtccgtctgtccgtctgtccgtctgtcacagccgatttactcggaaactataagtactacagtgatgaaatttgatgggaatatgtgttgtatgaaccgctacaaaaatatgacactaaatagtaaaaaaaagaattgggggtggggccccccatacatgtaactgagggatgaaattttttttttcgatgtacatacccgtgtggggtatcaatggaaaggtcttttaaaatgatataaagttttctaaaaaacatttttcttaaagtgaacggtttttgagatatcagctctcaaagtcgtaaaaagtatgtcccccccctctatttttataactacggggtataaaattctaaaaaaaatagaggtgatgcatgctaattaactctttcaacgatttttggtttgatcaaagtatctcttatagtttttgagataggttgatttaactgtaatttacggaacccttcgtgcacgagtccgactcgcacttggccggtttttttttatttactcaactgtaattgtaaaacactaatgcagtgctttaattatacaataaaaatcactaaaagGATAAGTACTTTGACGGGTACTTGGACCTGacgcctcggtgctgccacctcgtggacgccattttcgaaaaccctcattgacaGGAACAAATGCTCAGCGACAAAAAGCAACCTAAAAATGCCCttacattattgaaataaagtgGGTTTTAGAACTGACACAGCTTGCGTGCCGACAGAGAGAGGAAGCACGGGTAAGGGTATGTAATGTATCTCTCTAAAAATTGCCAGtgtaaatagtaaatatttttaagatttgaaCAAGAAGAAAGatatcactttaaaaaatagcaACAGTgtattctataaatatttatgtatatatgcattcaataaaaatttaaccatatataatattattactaaCAAATTAGAGACCACAATGATATCGGGAGATCACAGAGGAAAACAGCTGATATCAGTTTTCATTTTCAGTTAATTTTCGTCTTTCATTCGAGTGTCTCGaatgtctgaaaataaaatgaaacataaatGCGGACGAATTCATTAGTGAAACGATCCAACGATGTTGGATATTAGTATCTTTCATTTCAGTACGAGTAAAATGTGAACGGTCTGAATTCTAAAAAGACTGTTCACTCGTCTACTGGATAGGCCGATATGAGAAGGAGCATTTTTAGTTATTGGAGCTCGAGCCTAATCGTGAGAACATGGAGTGAAATAAAGACGAAGCATTAATTGGAGTGAACGAACGTTCAATCGAGTGAAGCGTCTGCACGTCTGAAATCAGCTTTAATAGGGGAATAAGTTAACTTTCCTTCTCTTTTTAAATTAACACGTTGCGTTTGACCATATGATGGTTGCgaaattgacattgacaagTCCATTGACAGTGACATCCTGATAGCCCATCATTCTTGTCTTGTCAGAATTCAGATTGTCATGGATTGTCACCATCTTGCTTGgagaataaatatgtatgtaatcaaTCAGCATGACTGTGGACAAGAGCGAGAAATAGCTAGATTACAAAGATAGATAAATAGAGCAACGACTTTTTGTGTTGATAGTAGTGTGGTTTAAGAAAACCACTACTGATTACACGAAGCTACGTAATTACATTATCAGCGGTTTGTTATCTGTTATTGACAAGAGTCAGTAAACTAGAATTTAGTTCATTTTCAATTCCAAGGCTGCTCGCTcgtataaataattcaatgccggtctaaaatcaattaattcacAATTATTTTTGCATGGGTTCAACGCGCGTAATCAATTTGTCCAAAAGTTTCCGTAAGTTGGGATTGAACAGTGCAAGAAACATGAGTATTGATATTGGAGgtaagttaaaattttattcatttttaacttAAGTATATTAGTTTGCTAAAAAAAGTGAAAGTGATGAGGTACATTTCTGTGTCCACACATTATTTTCAGAATGTTTctagcatatattttttttaataacttgcaGGCATGAGAATAAAATACAAGGACAAGGATGACACCTTCTTGGAAAGCCATCTGGTATCAAAAGAACCTTTTGGCCAATTCAAGGCCTGGTTTGATGAAGCTTGCACAAAAAAGGAGATTCTAGAACCCAATGCAATGTGCTTAGCAACTGTATCcaagtaaatatatttctacTATCTTTATCTCAAgatcataaaaacaatatctGTATTGTTCCCACTATTGTTATCTTTTCACATGAAGGTGCTTGAATGCcactaattttaaaacaatagaaaattaattttgtctaGCTTATATTAGTGCCCTAGCATACAACAGGTTAATGGTAACTAagttttatttggattttttacAGAGAAGGCTTTCCATCAGCGAGATTTGTGTTATGTAAAGGGTATGGGAAAGATGGATTTAAATTCTTCACTAACTATGGAAGCAGGAAAGCTAATGAAATGGtctgtattatttttcaagACTAGCAGAAGAgatcttaatttaaaatttatttttaatgtaaattatgttGTACATTTCAGAACAATAACCCAAATGTGGCTGCAACATTCTACTGGGAATTTCTGAACCGGTCTGTTAGGATTGAAGGTAGTGTGGAAAAACTGGATGAAGAAGAATCAACTAGGTATTTCCACACTCGGCCAGTGCCTAGCCAAATTGCAGCCTGCACAAGTTTCCAGAGCACTCCCATTGAATCTAGGGATGTATTGGTTGCTAGGGAGGCTGTTTTAGAGCAAGAGTACATGATTCCTGAGAAAGAAGTTCCTAAGCCTAGCTTCTGGTAAGTTCCTTAACTGgcaacaatcatcatcatctgcctagccaatTATGctggggtcagcttccaatctaactgggtgcagctgagtaccagtgttttatgaGGAGCGATTGCCAATccgatctcctcaacccaggcaacccaataccccttagtaagaattgttgtcagactttctggcttctgactgacCTGTGCAACAACATAACATTACTGGCAactatgataaaaaaaaaatcaaagtcatagtagtcaaattattatatttcaagtaGGCCTATCCATAAGTGGGTCTTACAGAGAAGAAACAGTAAGAAACTTCatggacaattttttttttgtcatttgtgCAACATTCTGAGAAAACATTATACAGTCACTTCTATTGcataaaagtataattaatattgattttatatttattttcaggggAGGTTACATAATCCGTCCCAGAGCTGTAGAGTTCTGGCAGGGACAAAGAGACAGGCTCCACGATAGAATCAAATTCAGGAAGCCAAAAGACGGAGAGGTGCCTGATGGAAAGCTCCTGCATCAAGGGGAAGATGGATGGGTCTATGAAAGACTGTCCCCTTAAATAATTCTTTGCATTTACTTGCAGTAATGTCTTCCAATATCCTATAAGTTTACAGTTTCATTGAGAGCAATCATTAGTACAATCAATAAAGTGTTATtctgttaattttgtgatttttagTATTTCCCTTTGTATGCCACCTTCACTTTTCCAGCAAACTGTGCTTGTTAAATGCCCGTTTTTGGTGATATTTTGCTCAAATTGACGTACTCCACCCCCAACTCCAAAGTAGTATGTTTTGGCTGCTACATATGCTGCTCCATCTTTGCTCAGTCTGTCCACAAACAGTTTGATAAGTTTTTCATAGTTACTCTCATTGTAAATTGTCTCTGAGGTCAGGATTATGTCAAATACTTCAGATTGAGGTAACTTTTGGTTGAAGGAATCCCAGTCTCCTGAATAGAATTTACACctctgtatttctttttctcTGTCCTCTTCTTCCTCAATGTTTAGTAATACGTTAGGTATTGTCAGATGTTCCAAAACTTCtttattctgaaaaaataatagtattaaataatattttttagatttaatgAATTGTATAAagaatatacttacataatctTGAAATGTAACTTTAGAATTGTGTAAAAATGCATATATTCCAAGAATTCCAGCACCACATCCCAAATCCAATACATTACTATTTTCAAATTTCATTCCAGTTAGATTTTCTTCAAGATATTGTATTAGATCATAAGTACATTCCCAAATCTTAAGTCCACCTGgaattgaattattttctgTATCAAGTGTTTAATTTGgcttattcatttttttaaacccATTAGAACCTTTTTCTACCTTCATATTTGCCAGCAACAAGATCGCTGTGTTCCTTTTCCGCTAATTCAATTACATTCTTAAGTCCACTCTCTTCAATACTAGCCATTGCCTCGCTCACTACTACATGACCAATCTCTACATCGCCACAGGCAAACATCTTTGCACGGGTTACTATGctatcaagattttttatttgtttatctggTACTATTTCTTCACTTTCTAACCACTCAATGGTTTCCTTCGTTTCTGTTgacataaaagttttaaaaatgatttgttaGTATTATTTTTACCTTCAATAACATTCTAACCATGaataataacaaagttttaCCATCCAGTTTATTATCGTCATCTGCACCCGAAAAATTGAACCTAAAAGTACTCATATTGTATAAAAGTGCTTAAATTTCGTTTCtacttatttaacttatttctactctttataagaaaataataaataaggaatAATTCACAAACCACACCATGTGTATTTGTTTACAAGAAAAtgtcaaaaacaatttaatcaaaagtcaaaattttgaTCGCCTTAAAAATAACGCCATTGGTGAAGTAAATCTGGACTTTATTTGCATGAAATACAGTTCTAATTTGTATACGGTTACATTGTGATCATTTATCGCCACAGAGTATTAAAAATTATCAGCAAAATTACAGTTCATACAATGAAGAAGAAGCAAGGACTTTTTcatagaataataatatgtcagaaaaaaagaaagaaatattattttataaaaaattaaaagtttgttaTGTCACACCGCCATAACgttgcaaaaatattgtaatattaaaatataatggaTAAAGATCTAAAGGAAAACGAATCATTAAAGAAATCGGTATTGacgaatttgtaattttttagcTTAGTAACTTACATTCATGTACACGCGAATGAACGCTACGAAATTAACAAAACGaaattcatttcattcattcatacacACGAGTTGTTAGCGTAAAAAGTTGTGTGGAATTacagtattttgtattataactATATAAAGGGATTTGTTATAGTTAAAAtcccacaaaaaaataaattataacaatgacAGACGTTTCGAAAAAGGTAAAcctattattaattttagtaataCATCGCTTTGTTTGACACGAGTAACGTACTTTGATTAGTGTGTGTGTGACCTCACAGTTTTCCGTAAAACTTCTGTTGAATAATATCGTTTTGTGGTGAAATCTTGTTCTGAAGTGTGCATTATCCTGTGTAAAGCGCCGGAGCGTGTAATGATTACTATGGGAGCGGTAGGTTCTACGTAGGAGAGCGCATAACCTCAACATTACGCGACCGTGGGGTATCTTAGGCGTAGCATCGGATAATGGCTGTTGTTGAATAGCTCGAGTAATTCCGACACGTGTGCTTTCAGGTACAGGACTACAAGGATTCACTCAAGCAGAAGGCTGAGCATCTTATCATAAAAGGCTTTCCAGAGAAGatagtaaaattaaatgagCTTCTAGAAACatcaaattttcaaaatcgagATTTAGCTGATGTACATCAGGTAATTACtctatatttaaatacaatttcagACGTAATCAGACAATCAGAATACCATCTTGGATGTTGTTGCAAATTCTAGTATTTCTTCAAATGTCTTGTCATTTTCTAATGACTCATAACTCTGTGTAGGTACCCAATCAATACTATTACATAGGTAATCGTcactttttttgtttggaaatgAAATGTACAAAGTGGTATTATTCCAGGACCTAAACATTCCAGTACCGCCTCCTGCATCAGCAGCAAATGAGCCAAATGCCAAACGTCAGCGAATGGACTCCTCGGAGGTGTCCAGCAACACATCGGAGGGCACTCGTGTGTATGCCCTGCCCAACGGCACCGTGCCATGCAACAAGCCACTTAGTGACCTCATTCACCTTGTTAAGCCACACATTAGGGAACTGGTCGAAGATTCCAATTTGGtaagctattattttatttcaatattatttattgataaaatcaaCCATTTATAAGAACAGTATGTTAGGACTCTGAATCAGAACCCACCAGGATAATTGTAAAAGAAGAAGAAACTTCCATAACTGATGCTGCTTATTTTCTAGTCCATTGTTGATATAGGCCTCTCACAAGTACCGTCTACTCAACCATTTCATGAAAAATTTGTTATCAAATGCTAGTGTATGAATGTTGTCATCATTTTGTACAGCTATAACAAacattttgtcaattttactGTTTGTTACTGAGCTCACTGCAAATAAGAGTCTTACTATGAAGCTTCCATCCATTGTATTAAATGAAACATCATCAATATAAGTAATGGTAACTAAATGTATTTCTTATTGGGATGTTATTTCTTAATAGACTTATTCAGtgacttattttaataacaattgatCAATTCTGTGACTCGAAAGTGGCCTATCTACAGTTATTGACATCATCATCCTATCAAGTATAATCAAGTTAGCAGAATcgcacagtattttttttacatgcgGAAATGCAAACTATGTCTGTTTCACTATTATCACATGCCTACATAAACATATATGGAAATCTGTGTATAGATCTTTCTGATTATATGCTATTAAGCCTAATGGAATCAATCGCGATCGACATCTGCACAAACACTGCGTATGTCGCCTCGTCAGTCGCCAATCGAAACGACGCCGTATGACGCGACGCCAGCAAACGCCCAATGATATGACGTTTCTTTCCCTGCGCACCTCACGAATTGGGTGAGTTTAACTCTAGGGAGAAATATGCGTATTAtcacttcatttgttttctacTGCGTGGGATGGTCGAGGGTGGCTCGGTGTCGTGGGCGAGCGACTCGAGGAACGACACGACGTGATACAAAATACTATCCTGTTACTTGCTCAACTACTTCCACTTGTAGCTCGTCCCTCTACGTTGCTCGATAGACAACTTATAGAGATAGCGCCGACTTGATTTTTGTCATTTATGTTTTGCGTCACTTTTGGTCATTTTGCCTCACGTCGTATTAGTTTCGTTGCTCTCCTGGGGCATAGGGTAACAATTGACTATTCCATTGTTCCTGTTAAATTGGTGACCAAGACCTTTTTGCAGGTAAGAGTGGAGTTGGCACCAAACTGCACAATTCTGCCAATACCAAGACTTGACATAGtgttttataaactttg harbors:
- the LOC110374735 gene encoding signal recognition particle receptor subunit beta, with translation MESEVIKEKIHTEPMLNDPRYITLLSVIVLLFTLVFWWFFSRRRQLRQSVLLMGLSDSGKTLLFVRLAYSQYRQTFTSMKENVEEYLTSNNSFKIVDLPGQERLRNKFFDQYKNSAKAIVYVIDSVTIQKEIRDVAEYLYTVLSDPTIQSYNPPLLILCNKQDQPLAKGSQVIKSLLEKEINLVRVTKSSQLQSVDPSQGNNAAYIGKMGKDFEFSHLNCRVDIAESSANTGDDDTPADINTLQDWISKL
- the LOC110374690 gene encoding pyridoxine/pyridoxamine 5'-phosphate oxidase — protein: MGSTRVINLSKSFRKLGLNSARNMSIDIGGMRIKYKDKDDTFLESHLVSKEPFGQFKAWFDEACTKKEILEPNAMCLATVSKEGFPSARFVLCKGYGKDGFKFFTNYGSRKANEMNNNPNVAATFYWEFLNRSVRIEGSVEKLDEEESTRYFHTRPVPSQIAACTSFQSTPIESRDVLVAREAVLEQEYMIPEKEVPKPSFWGGYIIRPRAVEFWQGQRDRLHDRIKFRKPKDGEVPDGKLLHQGEDGWVYERLSP
- the LOC110374689 gene encoding histidine protein methyltransferase 1 homolog, with the translated sequence MSTFRFNFSGADDDNKLDETKETIEWLESEEIVPDKQIKNLDSIVTRAKMFACGDVEIGHVVVSEAMASIEESGLKNVIELAEKEHSDLVAGKYEGGLKIWECTYDLIQYLEENLTGMKFENSNVLDLGCGAGILGIYAFLHNSKVTFQDYNKEVLEHLTIPNVLLNIEEEEDREKEIQRCKFYSGDWDSFNQKLPQSEVFDIILTSETIYNESNYEKLIKLFVDRLSKDGAAYVAAKTYYFGVGGGVRQFEQNITKNGHLTSTVCWKSEGGIQREILKITKLTE
- the LOC110374691 gene encoding proteasome activator complex subunit 3 isoform X1; translated protein: MTDVSKKVQDYKDSLKQKAEHLIIKGFPEKIVKLNELLETSNFQNRDLADVHQDLNIPVPPPASAANEPNAKRQRMDSSEVSSNTSEGTRVYALPNGTVPCNKPLSDLIHLVKPHIRELVEDSNLLKMWISFMIPKIEDGNNFGVSIQEDTLAEIQSVESEAAAFFDQISRYFISRAKIVSKVAKYPHIDDYRRAVRELDEKEYLSLWLVMCEIRNRYCSLHDIVIKNLEKIKKPRSSNAESLY
- the LOC110374691 gene encoding proteasome activator complex subunit 3 isoform X2, with protein sequence MITMGAVQDYKDSLKQKAEHLIIKGFPEKIVKLNELLETSNFQNRDLADVHQDLNIPVPPPASAANEPNAKRQRMDSSEVSSNTSEGTRVYALPNGTVPCNKPLSDLIHLVKPHIRELVEDSNLLKMWISFMIPKIEDGNNFGVSIQEDTLAEIQSVESEAAAFFDQISRYFISRAKIVSKVAKYPHIDDYRRAVRELDEKEYLSLWLVMCEIRNRYCSLHDIVIKNLEKIKKPRSSNAESLY